A stretch of the Pirellulales bacterium genome encodes the following:
- a CDS encoding iron-containing alcohol dehydrogenase has protein sequence MTTFSFPTLIRYGAGARRALEEFAQSHQSKRPLLVTDNGLTKTEAYRLIAAEMDRVWPGSWCAFSEVHPNPVEADVNGAWAVYSEAECDAIVAVGGGSALDGGKAVRIKAAFPDRELADAPMADLPAWLTPMCAIPTTAGTGSEVGRSTVITIERWNRKAVFGGPPLMPNLAILDPELTVGLPPHLTAATGMDAMTHAIESFVCPVFHPMCDAIALEAVRLVRLFLPRATRDGKDLEARGNMLIAAAMGAVSFQKDLGAAHSLAHPLSTEFGVHHGLANAIVLPHVVRFNGEVDSKQYGRVAEALGLASGKDPAEQVAQFLAELNAELKIPPRLREVKVTEERLPYLAKKAMEDGCHLTNPRSCTVTDMLRLYQAAW, from the coding sequence TTGACGACCTTCAGTTTTCCCACGCTCATCCGCTATGGCGCCGGCGCGCGTCGCGCGCTCGAGGAGTTCGCGCAGTCGCACCAATCCAAGCGCCCGCTTTTGGTGACCGACAACGGCCTGACCAAGACCGAAGCGTATCGGCTGATTGCGGCCGAGATGGATCGTGTCTGGCCTGGTTCGTGGTGCGCCTTTAGCGAGGTGCATCCCAATCCGGTCGAGGCCGATGTCAATGGCGCCTGGGCGGTCTACAGCGAAGCCGAGTGCGACGCCATTGTGGCCGTGGGGGGTGGCAGTGCCCTGGATGGCGGCAAGGCGGTGCGGATCAAGGCCGCCTTTCCCGATCGCGAACTGGCCGACGCTCCGATGGCCGATCTGCCCGCGTGGTTGACGCCGATGTGCGCCATTCCCACCACCGCCGGCACTGGCAGCGAAGTGGGGCGCAGCACCGTCATCACCATTGAGCGCTGGAACCGCAAAGCTGTGTTCGGCGGCCCACCGCTGATGCCGAATCTGGCGATTCTCGATCCCGAGCTCACGGTGGGCTTGCCACCGCATCTGACCGCCGCCACCGGCATGGACGCGATGACCCACGCCATCGAGTCGTTCGTCTGCCCCGTGTTTCACCCGATGTGCGATGCCATCGCGCTGGAAGCGGTGCGACTGGTGCGCCTCTTTCTGCCGCGCGCCACCCGCGACGGCAAAGACCTGGAGGCGCGCGGCAACATGCTCATCGCGGCGGCGATGGGCGCCGTGTCGTTCCAAAAAGACCTTGGCGCCGCGCATTCGCTGGCGCATCCCTTGTCCACGGAGTTCGGCGTCCATCACGGGTTGGCCAATGCCATCGTGCTGCCGCATGTGGTGCGATTCAACGGCGAAGTTGATAGCAAGCAATATGGCCGCGTTGCCGAAGCGCTAGGGCTGGCCTCTGGCAAGGACCCCGCGGAACAGGTGGCGCAATTCCTTGCCGAATTGAATGCCGAACTAAAGATTCCGCCACGGCTTCGCGAGGTGAAGGTGACGGAGGAACGGCTTCCCTATTTGGCGAAGAAAGCGATGGAAGACGGCTGCCATTTGACTAACCCACGGTCTTGCACCGTGACCGACATGCTGCGCCTCTATCAAGCCGCCTGGTGA
- a CDS encoding Hsp20/alpha crystallin family protein — MVRGLVPWTEFSRPLVDLRHEVDTLFDQFFKGGSDAPAPQVFAPRTNFCEAEDHYEVTVELPGMKAEDFHIELKEGELWVTGEKKFEEEQQGKTWHRMERYYGQFRRVIPLATAVDEEKVAAEYKHGVLTLKLPKAQSARPKQIHVKTNES, encoded by the coding sequence ATGGTACGTGGATTGGTTCCCTGGACCGAGTTCTCTCGTCCACTGGTCGACTTGCGCCACGAAGTGGACACCTTGTTCGATCAGTTCTTCAAGGGCGGCTCCGATGCGCCTGCGCCGCAGGTATTTGCGCCCCGCACCAACTTTTGCGAGGCGGAAGACCACTACGAAGTCACGGTGGAGCTGCCGGGCATGAAGGCCGAGGACTTTCATATCGAGCTCAAGGAGGGCGAGTTGTGGGTCACCGGAGAAAAGAAGTTTGAGGAAGAGCAACAAGGCAAGACCTGGCACCGCATGGAGCGGTACTACGGGCAGTTCCGTCGCGTGATTCCGTTGGCCACCGCGGTCGACGAGGAGAAAGTTGCGGCGGAATATAAGCATGGCGTGTTGACGCTCAAGCTGCCGAAGGCGCAAAGCGCGCGTCCCAAGCAGATTCACGTCAAGACGAACGAATCGTAA
- a CDS encoding DUF1080 domain-containing protein, with protein sequence MRVAVLFSLILLLSFAPLRAADEAPVVPPREGKSETIELFNGKDLTGWTGHPHLWSVQDGVIVAKNTDPIKVSTYLLTDRKFSDFRLSATVKLVESEMHSGIAMWGRNAPEHGDKYTYAGHLVMFPSGWGMYDLFGRNGLPVDGKPAMAVGKQHDWNDLEILAQGNRVRVVVNGTQVVDWRDPEPDRVKEGPIGLQLHSNTVPQEIHFKNLILTTFPEDKLTTLK encoded by the coding sequence ATGCGCGTCGCTGTTTTATTCTCGCTGATCCTGCTGCTGTCATTTGCGCCGCTGCGCGCGGCCGACGAAGCCCCCGTGGTTCCGCCGCGCGAGGGAAAGTCGGAAACTATAGAACTGTTCAATGGCAAGGATTTGACTGGCTGGACCGGGCATCCTCATCTTTGGTCGGTGCAGGACGGAGTGATCGTCGCCAAGAACACCGACCCGATCAAAGTGAGCACTTACCTGTTGACCGATCGCAAGTTCAGCGATTTTCGGCTGTCAGCCACCGTCAAGCTGGTTGAATCCGAGATGCACTCCGGCATTGCCATGTGGGGCCGCAACGCCCCTGAGCACGGTGATAAATACACTTACGCCGGCCATCTGGTGATGTTCCCCTCGGGCTGGGGCATGTACGACCTGTTTGGCCGCAACGGCCTGCCGGTCGATGGCAAGCCGGCCATGGCGGTTGGCAAGCAGCACGATTGGAACGACCTGGAAATCCTCGCTCAAGGCAACCGCGTGCGCGTGGTGGTGAATGGCACGCAGGTGGTCGACTGGCGCGACCCGGAACCAGATCGCGTCAAGGAAGGTCCGATCGGTCTGCAACTGCACTCAAACACCGTGCCGCAGGAAATCCACTTCAAAAACCTGATTCTTACAACCTTTCCCGAGGACAAGCTGACCACGCTTAAATGA